Proteins found in one Serinicoccus marinus DSM 15273 genomic segment:
- a CDS encoding ABC transporter permease subunit, protein MSTTSSTPPVGEEVPEAPDTGGVPEAVGPSDAGLQPVKLLIGVVGIAVTIWLMLNLFLAFAYYPQWFFDSKILMGVLGLVVGVGGAAVLFWFLNMAIEALPRRLEHGVMPYAFLLPGFSLIGLMLLFPTLQTIHYSFANRTSTAYVDPIWANFASLFRSSDFWSAMFNNLLWIAIVPAITVALGVVVAVLADKLSAGSEKWSKSFIFMPMAISFVAASAIWLTTVYGYNPPGSPQTAALNAIWVNWFGGEPQSWLDIDTARLNSLLLMVILIWLQTGFAMVLLSSAIKGVPEDTIEAARIDGASEWQIFWQVVIPQIWGTIVTVFITVLILVMKVFDIVYVLTNGRNETDVIANMFFREMFTNRDAGRATALIVVLLVAIIPILIYQVRDFRKQEAMR, encoded by the coding sequence GTGAGCACCACCTCGTCGACCCCTCCCGTCGGGGAGGAGGTGCCCGAGGCTCCGGACACCGGCGGGGTGCCGGAGGCGGTCGGCCCCTCGGACGCCGGGCTGCAGCCGGTCAAGCTGCTCATCGGTGTCGTCGGGATCGCCGTCACCATCTGGCTGATGCTCAACCTGTTCCTCGCCTTCGCCTACTACCCCCAGTGGTTCTTCGACAGCAAGATCCTCATGGGTGTGCTGGGCCTGGTGGTCGGGGTCGGTGGCGCGGCCGTCCTCTTCTGGTTCCTCAACATGGCGATCGAGGCGTTGCCCCGGCGGCTGGAGCACGGCGTGATGCCGTACGCCTTCCTGCTGCCCGGCTTCTCCCTCATCGGGCTGATGCTGCTCTTCCCGACGCTGCAGACGATCCACTACAGCTTCGCCAACCGCACGTCGACCGCCTACGTCGACCCCATCTGGGCCAACTTCGCCAGCCTGTTCCGGAGCAGCGACTTCTGGTCGGCGATGTTCAACAACCTGCTGTGGATCGCGATCGTGCCCGCCATCACCGTGGCGCTCGGCGTCGTGGTCGCGGTGCTCGCCGACAAGCTCTCGGCAGGGAGCGAGAAGTGGTCCAAGAGCTTCATCTTCATGCCGATGGCGATCAGCTTCGTCGCGGCCTCGGCGATCTGGCTCACCACGGTCTACGGCTACAACCCGCCCGGCTCGCCGCAGACCGCGGCGCTCAACGCGATCTGGGTCAACTGGTTCGGCGGAGAGCCGCAGAGCTGGCTCGACATCGACACCGCCCGGCTCAACAGCCTGCTGCTCATGGTCATCCTCATCTGGCTGCAGACCGGCTTCGCGATGGTGCTGCTGAGCTCGGCGATCAAGGGCGTGCCGGAGGACACCATCGAGGCCGCCCGGATCGACGGCGCCTCGGAGTGGCAGATCTTCTGGCAGGTCGTCATCCCGCAGATCTGGGGCACGATCGTCACCGTCTTCATCACCGTGCTCATCCTGGTGATGAAGGTCTTCGACATCGTCTACGTGCTCACCAACGGGCGCAACGAGACCGACGTCATCGCCAACATGTTCTTCCGGGAGATGTTCACCAACCGTGACGCCGGCCGCGCGACCGCCCTCATCGTCGTGCTGCTCGTCGCGATCATTCCGATCCTGATCTACCAGGTCAGGGACTTCCGCAAGCAGGAGGCCATGCGATGA
- a CDS encoding carbohydrate ABC transporter permease, producing the protein MSAGRLKDGRQRSPFSMVTMLVLAILWTLPTLGLLVTSFRSRDDAQSSGWWSAIINPFGTSWTLDNYVQVFQQADMGNAFLNGIVVAVPATIIPIMFAAFAAYAFTFLQFRFKETLFIIIVAVMVVPIHVAFQPLLNLFGPNGIGIAGQYLAVWLLHTGFGMPLCIYVLRNYMSSLPFSVVESARIDGCSNFQIFWKLVAPMAMPAMAAFATLQFLWVWNDLLIAKLFLSNDNTTVIVKLQQLLGTQGQGAELLTAGAFISMVLPMIVFFLLQNFLVRGMTSGAVKG; encoded by the coding sequence ATGAGCGCCGGACGACTCAAGGACGGGCGCCAGCGCAGCCCGTTCTCGATGGTGACCATGCTGGTGCTGGCGATCCTGTGGACGCTGCCCACGCTCGGTCTGCTCGTCACCAGCTTCCGCAGCCGGGACGACGCGCAGAGCAGCGGCTGGTGGTCGGCGATCATCAACCCGTTCGGGACCTCCTGGACGCTGGACAACTACGTCCAGGTCTTCCAGCAGGCCGACATGGGCAACGCCTTCCTCAACGGGATCGTCGTCGCCGTCCCGGCGACGATCATCCCGATCATGTTCGCCGCCTTCGCGGCCTACGCGTTCACCTTCCTGCAGTTCCGCTTCAAGGAGACGCTGTTCATCATCATCGTCGCGGTGATGGTGGTGCCGATCCACGTGGCTTTCCAGCCGTTGCTCAACCTGTTCGGCCCCAACGGCATCGGCATCGCGGGACAGTACCTCGCGGTCTGGCTGCTGCACACCGGCTTCGGTATGCCGTTGTGCATCTACGTGCTGCGCAACTACATGTCCTCGCTGCCGTTCAGCGTGGTCGAGTCGGCGCGGATCGACGGGTGCTCCAACTTCCAGATCTTCTGGAAGCTCGTCGCCCCGATGGCCATGCCGGCGATGGCGGCCTTCGCCACCCTGCAGTTCCTCTGGGTGTGGAACGACCTGCTCATCGCCAAGCTCTTCCTCTCCAACGACAACACCACGGTGATCGTCAAGCTGCAGCAGCTGCTGGGCACCCAGGGTCAGGGCGCCGAGCTCCTGACCGCGGGCGCCTTCATCTCGATGGTGCTGCCGATGATCGTCTTCTTCCTGCTCCAGAACTTCCTGGTGCGCGGGATGACGAGCGGCGCCGTCAAGGGCTGA